The sequence GGGCTCGCCCATGCCGGACAGGCGCACGCGGGTGCCGTTGTCCACGCCGCCCGGAATCGCCACCTCGATGACCTCTTCCGAGGGCACCTTGCCGCTGCCCTTGCAGCGCGGGCACGGGTCCGGCACCACGGCGCCGGTGCCGCCGCAGTCACCGCACGGACGGGACACGGCGAAGAAGCCCTGCGTGTAGCGCACCTCGCCCGCGCCGCCGCACGTGGAGCACGGCCGGGGCCCCGCGCCGCTCTTGCTGCCGGTGCCGGTGCACGTCTCGCACTTCTTCGGACGCGGAATGGTCACCTTGGGACGGCAGCCGAAGGCCGCCTCCTCGAAGGTGATTTCGAGGTTGTAGCGCAGGTCCGCGCCACGCGAGCTCGTCCGGCGGCCACCCCGGGCGCCCCCGAAGATGTCGCCGAAAATCTCCCCGAAGATGTCGTTGATGTTGACGCCCTGGAAGCCGCCGCCGGCGCCGCCGAACCCCTCGAAGGGGTTGCCCGAGTGGCCGAAGCGGTCGTACTTCGCCCGGCGCTCGGGGTCGCTCAAAACCTCGTAGGCTTCCGAGGCCTCCTTGAACTTCTCCTCGGCCTCGTGGTTCCCCGGGTTGCGGTCCGGATGGTACTGGAGCGCCACCTTGCGAAACGCGCTCTTGAGCTCCTGCGCGGAGACCGACTTCTGGACGCCGAGGACCTCGTAGTAGTCGCGCTTCTGACCCGCCGCACCTGCCATCGATTACAACCCCTGGAAATTGCTGGACTTTCCGCGAAAGCTCAGGACCCTGAGCCACTATAACGCAGCGAAAAGCCTCAGCAATCCAGGGCCGTCACCTACACCGTCCAGACGCGGTTGGCCGTCAGCTCCATGCGGGCCAGGCGGCGTTTGAGCCCGGGGTCGACGGGGCCGTTGGCCGCCCACTTGGGCACCACGAAGTGCAGCTCCGCGTTGTAGAGCTTCGCGGCGCTGGCCAGCAGGCTCCAACGGTTCTCCGCGGTGGGGTCGTCCACCATGTGAGGGGTGACGATTTCCAGGATGATGGGTGTGCGTGCCGAGTCCGACTGCCGGCAGGTGAAGTCGGGCCGGTGGTCCTCAATGGTGCCGGACAGGATGGGCGGAGGCATGAATCCGGGGAGGCGGGCCTTGATGTCCGTGTACCCGATGGTGCGGAAGTACTCGGCC comes from Pyxidicoccus parkwaysis and encodes:
- the dnaJ gene encoding molecular chaperone DnaJ gives rise to the protein MAGAAGQKRDYYEVLGVQKSVSAQELKSAFRKVALQYHPDRNPGNHEAEEKFKEASEAYEVLSDPERRAKYDRFGHSGNPFEGFGGAGGGFQGVNINDIFGEIFGDIFGGARGGRRTSSRGADLRYNLEITFEEAAFGCRPKVTIPRPKKCETCTGTGSKSGAGPRPCSTCGGAGEVRYTQGFFAVSRPCGDCGGTGAVVPDPCPRCKGSGKVPSEEVIEVAIPGGVDNGTRVRLSGMGEPGDRGGPAGDLYVTVIVKEHPLFQREEYEVFCEVPISFTQAALGAKIDVPTLDGKVKMTIPSGTQSGKVFRLKSKGIPHLHSQQRGDQHVRVVVETPTELTAKQRELLEKFAEAAGEESHPQSKSFFAKVKELFG